The genome window aaataatttaaacccTTGGCAGACCATCGCTGGCTTTAtgctctccatttttttttctagttttctgtaTTGTGTGTCACTTACATAAATACACCAGCGAGAAGGGGCAGCCTCTGGCTTTACTACATCACACCTGATCACTGCTGTAAGCCCTCACTGGCTGGGGCGCTGCATCAGACTGATTCAGAACCGTGTCCCGTTTCTCCTGCCAATCTATGAAACATCTGACTAAATAGGTGTAAATCAgaacattttttccttctatcaATCATCGAATCTCCATGGAATATCCAGACAAATTTAAACACATAAATACTATGGAAATAGGGCCacagaagtagaaaagaaaatgtccaatTCCTCTTGACACTCATGTCATTAAAGGAAGTTCCAGAAGAAAAATCACTGCATGGCTAACGGCAGCATTTCCTGAGTGGTCACTGTGTACCATTCACACTCCACACAGACTCATTCATGTAATTCTCACCCAGGCCTCATGAGAGGCATGTTATTCCCCCACGTGCAGAGGAGAAAGTTGAGGTACAGTGTACTGAGGTGAGTAGTGTAGTCATTACAAGTGCCAACTCTGAGGCTAGAAAGCCTGGCTTCCAATCCTAGCTCTGTCACTGCCTAgtggtgtgaccttgagcaagtgactttgTACAAAGTGTACAACTTTGTACAGGGCagttcatcaatatttattgacgGCAGAGCGAACTTCATGGGCGTGTGGCCCCATTCTTACTTAGAAGGGGGCACTGTGTTTGAGTTTTGAATGCTCtttgtcaccatcttgaaattcttaataattttatctttcaatttttgTTCTGTAAGTGAAATGCAATGGTATGATAGACCATGTGCTGGGGCTTGGGGCCTGGGCTCAAGCTCGGTCTTGCCTCTTACAGCGCTCAGCCTCCCCAGGGCTGGTTTTTGGCTGCCCTCCCCCCAGGAATCATTACCACTCTCTGTGCTGCCCCCTCCCAGGAGGGACCTGGATACAGGGAAGGGGACAGGATGGGTCAGGCATGCACACCTGTCTTGCCACGTTGAAGGGCAGGACCCCAGGCACTTGTGAAAGGGCTGCATTTTCTCCCAAAGTGTCACTGTGCTTGAAAAGTGCAAcattaaaagcaaaaccaaaaaagtCACCATTACATTTAGAAAGTGAaactgcaaaggaaaagaaaggaagaaaaaagaaagaaagaaaaagatagtgAAACTGCAGAAGACAGGAAAAGGCTTTTCTTCTGCATTTTGCACAAGGActcctatattttcattttgtcctgGGCCCCTCAAATTATGTAGCTGGCCCTAGTAGACTGATATTCATTGCCAAATTCTCTGTAAGAGCAAAAAGGTTGAAAATGATGGCCTGACACTCATTGACTTGTGCCCTCAGGTAATACATAACTAGAACATAGCTGCAATAGAACTGGAAGATAACTTTCATGAAGGCAAGAACTTTGTTTCTGTCTCGCTGAAAGTTTTGTAATCGAGGTCTAAAATAGAGCTTGATACATGACATttgctgttaaatatttattaatataaattaattgaatacatttttatttcaacctagtaaaatagatattttaaaaattaaagcaaccTAAATATCCTGGGAAACTAAGTAAGTATGATACATTCATGCAATAAAATATTGTGTAGCTGTATAAAATTACAAGTATGTTCTTTGGGCGCTGATATGGAAAGATGTCCAACATGAATTGctactgtttttttaaacaaaaagtgacttttaaacaaaaaagatCTGAGACTTGGGGGCATGGGGGTGAGTGAGGTGAGGTCTTCAAACTGAGTAGTGTAGTCATTACAAGTGCCGGTTCTGAGACTAGAAAGCCTGGCTTCAGATCCCAGTTCCGCCACTCCCGGTGGTGTGCCCTTCAGCAAGTGACTTAGCTTcttttgtgcctcaatttcctcatctgtataataaGAGTGATAGTAGTTCAACATTCGTTTTACTGTTGTGAGTGCTaagtgaattaatacatgtaaaatgcttagaacagtggcACATAGAAGCATTCTGTCAGGagttttggtgtttgtttgtttgtttgtttgttttcagagatGCTGTGATTTCCCCAAAGTGGCTTTGATTATCTATCTCCTGACTCTCTTTCCCCCAacccttcaccccaccccaccccactctcatCCAGCATTTGACAATCGGATGGTGCTGGACAATTCAAGCACCTATGACCCCAAACACTGCCCAGGAAAGCATCTTGTGCATAACCCTCCTACCCGAAACTGAACACGCACCATGGAGGAAGAGCATTGCAGGACATTGTAGGTTCTGGAAGGAGAGAATCCCCACTTCAGAGGAAGTCAGGAATGCACAGAGGCTCCTCTTCCCACCTGATTCATGCCTCCTGACCTTGATTTTCACCCTCACAGCTCCAGAGTATCTGCCCTGCTTGTGCCCAAATTCCAGATGCTTTGCAGGGAGGAAAAATAAGCAACTCCCAGACAGCTGATCAGAGTGTGTCCTTCTAGCCCCTGGTCCTCATCTCAGACAAAAACAGGAAATGTATGTCCCAGTCATGTTCCTAGCCCTGGAATGGTGCTGCccaatgcaattttttttttttttcgatgaTGGAAATGATCTATATTTGTGCTGCATGATCTGGCAGCCACATGGTGCTGCTGAGCATCTGAAACACGGCTAGTGCAATCAAGGGTctgaatttctatttcatttcatttaattctaatggccactgtggctagtggttactgtATTAGATAACATGGTTTAAATCGTCTGTCTGAcccttttattatcatttaatgAAACACCTTTGCTTTTGGATTGGGACATGTATTTGTGCTGATGCTGGTCTCACCCTTCAGCGATCAGCTGATCTTGGGAGGTAAGGAAAAAGATCGTATTTCCATTCTAGATCTCACTTCCAACCATGACACCGAGGCGATCAGAGCACGAGGCCATGGCTGCAGAGATGTGTTCTGGTCACTGGCTTTGTCTTCATTGGCTGTGTTGACTGACAGCTGCTGACTTTGCTAATTGTCCTTCCTCCAGGCTTGCCTCTCTGAGCACAGGTGTCCATCAACTCCCAATGTCTAACTTGTGTGTTGGGGGCGTCAACacaagtcaccccaagatgtgtcTCTCTGTGGTATGTAGATTGTCTTGAGCTAAAGGCAACAAGACCCTGTGGGCTCAAGAGGAACTTCTGTCCACCTTAACTACCtagaacttgaattaggggccCTGTCCATAACAacagattatcagagataaccttttTTACTTATCAATAGGGAAGCGAAAACTAATTACTAAACACCTGCTCTTCTCctcatcctgcaatgaccctctgaagccccaaggcaccttacctcatccttagcacAGAATGCCATATAtatctcattttaacttttgGTCCCTGAACTTGTCCTGTATGTGGGGTCTCTCATGTATACAGGATTCCCATACaaatgtatgtaattaaattggTCATTTTCTCATGTTAATCTGTTTCATACCTATTTGATTATTAGAACAAccaaaagaaccttgagggtagaagaaagtttcttcctccctcacaAACTCATGACTTTCCTAAATGTATTCTTTGGGAGCAAGATGCTAACTAATCCCAAATGACCTATCACACATCTGCACATAAGAAAGGGAGTTTGGATGTGCAGTAGGAGCGTAGGAAATTAGACATCAAGAAGAATGGCTTGGTAATGACAGTTATGAGATAGTAGAAATAGGAAGCCAAGTCTgaatggttttttcttttttaaaaagccaacaatGATCCCTCTCCTTTGGCTAATACTGGGAAGACAGAAGTTGAAAGAACCTTACAGATTATATGGACAAGCCTCTTCCTGAGGTCCAATGAGTGAGAAGTCCTGGCCCTAACTTGTCAGATCCTAGAAGGCTGGGTCACTAGAAAGGAGTGGGGGAGGAAGGCCCAGTACCAGGCAGCCTCTGCTCCGTAGCtctgagggggtggggaaggcaaaCCCTGGCCATCCCTGGGTCTGTAGTCCTTTTGTGTAAGTGCCTGGCAAGGGTGACGTGGGCTGTTCCCCTGAGCACAGCTGCAGCGTGGCCGGGAGGAGGTAGGCCTATGAGCACTGCCCTCCAAGATCCCTCCTCAGGCTTTTTCAGTGGAGGGGACATGCACCCTGAGGGCCTCCACTTGGCCTGACCCTGCTGCAGGGGCTCTCTGTCCTCAGGGAGAATGGAGATGGCGGGTTTCTTTCGTTCCTCTCTGCCCAGctgcctccccagcctcctcttcctcctccagttGTCTTCCAGCTATGCAGGTAAGGTTGATCTTTATTCCTGCCTTGGGGAGACCCTGAGAACAGAAAGGCTAGTTTCCCTGGGCTCACATCCTTCAATTCATCCTCCAGTTGCTATGTAAATTATCTTTGTGAAATGTAGATGTGCCAACATTGTCCTCTTCTCAGAAAACCTCAGCGGCTCCCTGCAGACTTCAGGATAGAGCCCTAACTCCATAATATGACCTTAACTCCAGGCTCTCCTTGAACTTATTCTTACCTTTCTGAGGTTTGGGTTTCTCACCTATCACATGGAGGTATAATAGTAACAGCCTCTTGGAGTTGCTGTCGGGGTTCAGTGAGATTAGGTCCAGAGCATGCTAGTGGTGCCTGCCCCACGGTGAGTCTCCCTCAGTGTCTGTTGGATTGTAGTGTCTTGTCATGCCTGAGTTCTGTTCCACATGATCAGGCACTGTAAAGTTTTGCAGAGGTGTCCTGTGCTCATGTGCTggggagaaatgaaataaatagaagaCAGGATCCCACCTTCAAGGAGCCACCTACCGGAAGGCCCAGTCCTGCCCTCCCTCAGGAAACTGTGGCAGGTGTGATGGAGAAGCCAGCCTTATCTTCCAGTAGCTCCTAGTCTAACTGAGGAGACACATTCCACATCGGAAAGAGATGGGGAGTTTGTACAGGCAGGGTCCAGGAGGCACAGGAGACAGCAACCTCCAGGGTGCAAGGTCTCAGAAGAGTTTGGGAAGAGTATGGGAACAGGACAGAGGGCTGAGGAATGGTGGCGAGGCAGCAGTGGAGGAATAACAAAAGCAACACCCCTAAGGGGAGAGTAGGGACCAATTCAGCCAAGTCCAAACAGGAAGGTCCATGGGAGAACTGAGCTGATATATGCTAGAAGGTCCACATTCCAAGGTGGAGCCTTCAGGCGGGGCTGTAGGATCAGGGACGGACAGAAACAATGGCAGAAAGGTGATCAGCAACTGTCAAAATGACCACATGATAGAATATTCTGTCCAGAGCACTCACAATATCTCTATAACCAGAGACCTTTTATTGGTACAAATATTCAAGAAAAACTGAGCTCTTTCCTGGCTCTAGAATGCCATCTAAAACGTTTAttcaaaattccatttaaaaaattgagtatcttcttcctttcctgttttgaaGCAGCTGTTCCCATGGCTGGCTTGTTTGTCAAGGTTCCCTCTGatgctgtttcttttctctggtgTCTTGGACAGGACAGTTCAGAGTAATAGGACCAGGGCACCCTATCCGGGCCCTGGTGGGGGATGAAGTGGAACTGCCATGTCGAATCTCTCCTGGAAGGAATGCTACAGGCATGGAGGTGGGATGGTACAGGCCACCCTTCTCTCGGGTGGTTCATCTCTACCGAAATGGCAAGGACCAGGATGGAGAGCAGGCGCCTGAGTATCGGGGCAGGACGGAGCTGCTGAAAGGGGCCATCGATGAGGGGAAGGTGACCCTCAGGATCAGGAATGTGAGGTTCTCAGATGAAGGAGGTTTCACCTGCTTCTTCCGCGATCATTCTTACCAAGAGGAGGCAGCAATGGAACTGAAAGTGGAAGGTGAGTCGTGCCATGTAATACTGGGTATCGTCCGTCGGGTGGCCAAGGCCTCCCTTTGAGACTTTAACCGTTCTCTTACTTAAATGAGATCCTCCAACCCAAACATCTCACTCCTGGGAATCCATTCCATAGAAGTACACACATCAGGACAGACGCATTTATGTATGCACCCACATGTGTGTGCTGCATCATTATTCAGAGTGGGAGAGGACTAGAATCAAGGCAATGCCCGTGAGGAGGGACATGACTGAATACATATTGTGTTCCCTGCCAGGAAAgttatacagccattaaaaaggtTGTTTTAGGGTTATAGTGATGGCTTGGAGGCATTCCACAACGTATTGCTGAGTGATAAAAACAAGCTATACAAtgtagggagggaaaaaaaaacctatgtttgtgaatatatatatatatatatatatatatatatatatataaaatctcagaGAAAAGTATGAAAAGAGATCCATAAGAAAGTCAATATGGTTCTCTttgggggaagaggggaaaggaaagaggatggGGTATGATCCAATCAAAGAAGATAAAAGGTCTAATTATCCTTAggattttgtttatccactcatatAAGAGTATGTATAACATGTACGTGTGTGGGTACAGatagagaaaatttaaagaaaaatttttaagaaataaaataggaaaaatgataAGTGGAGacaacaaaatccaaaataatcAGTTTCTGATAAGTTTGTGCTACTAGAGGGA of Rhinolophus sinicus isolate RSC01 linkage group LG05, ASM3656204v1, whole genome shotgun sequence contains these proteins:
- the MOG gene encoding myelin-oligodendrocyte glycoprotein isoform X2; protein product: MEMAGFFRSSLPSCLPSLLFLLQLSSSYAGQFRVIGPGHPIRALVGDEVELPCRISPGRNATGMEVGWYRPPFSRVVHLYRNGKDQDGEQAPEYRGRTELLKGAIDEGKVTLRIRNVRFSDEGGFTCFFRDHSYQEEAAMELKVEDPFYWVTPGVLAVIAVLPVLLLQVSLGLVFLCLQHRLRGKLRAEIDPHFLRVPCWKITLFVIVPVLGPLIALIICYNWLHRRLAGQFLEELRNPF
- the MOG gene encoding myelin-oligodendrocyte glycoprotein isoform X3, with protein sequence MEMAGFFRSSLPSCLPSLLFLLQLSSSYAGQFRVIGPGHPIRALVGDEVELPCRISPGRNATGMEVGWYRPPFSRVVHLYRNGKDQDGEQAPEYRGRTELLKGAIDEGKVTLRIRNVRFSDEGGFTCFFRDHSYQEEAAMELKVEGKLRAEIENLHRTFDPHFLRVPCWKITLFVIVPVLGPLIALIICYNWLHRRLAGQFLEELRNPF
- the MOG gene encoding myelin-oligodendrocyte glycoprotein isoform X4, whose protein sequence is MEMAGFFRSSLPSCLPSLLFLLQLSSSYAGQFRVIGPGHPIRALVGDEVELPCRISPGRNATGMEVGWYRPPFSRVVHLYRNGKDQDGEQAPEYRGRTELLKGAIDEGKVTLRIRNVRFSDEGGFTCFFRDHSYQEEAAMELKVEGKLRAEIDPHFLRVPCWKITLFVIVPVLGPLIALIICYNWLHRRLAGQFLEELRNPF
- the MOG gene encoding myelin-oligodendrocyte glycoprotein isoform X1; translated protein: MEMAGFFRSSLPSCLPSLLFLLQLSSSYAGQFRVIGPGHPIRALVGDEVELPCRISPGRNATGMEVGWYRPPFSRVVHLYRNGKDQDGEQAPEYRGRTELLKGAIDEGKVTLRIRNVRFSDEGGFTCFFRDHSYQEEAAMELKVEDPFYWVTPGVLAVIAVLPVLLLQVSLGLVFLCLQHRLRGKLRAEIENLHRTFDPHFLRVPCWKITLFVIVPVLGPLIALIICYNWLHRRLAGQFLEELRNPF